A portion of the Cryptomeria japonica chromosome 5, Sugi_1.0, whole genome shotgun sequence genome contains these proteins:
- the LOC131063360 gene encoding zinc-finger homeodomain protein 4: MDLSMSRDIQVSMPMPTNYHHQQHIQESARIQQIYSKGGSFAGVVEGMSPPEDLRSQVQAMRPPPQPLSHHVHETVTPTTRPLPPPVLEDMRSAQHQVNQGRQYPQHETNRNNNNNINNADGIMLNKPVKYRECRKNHAASIGGYAVDGCGEFMPSGEEGTSAALKCAACSCHRNFHRREVEGEPRCDCHHTRR; this comes from the coding sequence ATGGATCTCAGTATGAGCAGGGATATACAAGTGTCAATGCCAATGCCAACGAATTATCACCACCAGCAGCATATTCAGGAATCTGCAAGGATTCAACAGATTTATAGCAAAGGTGGAAGCTTTGCTGGAGTTGTGGAGGGAATGAGTCCACCCGAGGATCTGAGGTCTCAGGTTCAAGCCATGAGGCCTCCTCCTCAACCTCTTTCTCATCACGTTCATGAAACAGTGACACCCACAACAAGGCCTCTTCCTCCTCCCGTCCTCGAGGACATGAGGAGTGCCCAACATCAGGTTAATCAAGGGAGGCAATACCCACAACATGAAACCAACaggaacaataataataatattaataatgcaGATGGTATCATGCTCAATAAGCCTGTTAAGTACAGAGAGTGCAGAAAGAATCATGCCGCAAGCATTGGAGGGTATGCAGTTGATGGTTGTGGAGAGTTCATGCCTAGCGGCGAGGAAGGGACTTCTGCAGCTTTGAAATGCGCAGCTTGCAGTTGCCATAGGAATTTTCACAGGAGGGAAGTTGAAGGGGAACCAAGGTGTGATTGCCATCACACACGCAGGTGA